From a region of the Armatimonas rosea genome:
- a CDS encoding MFS transporter codes for MKNTPVWRIVSYFATIALCFGLATGIAGIPVAFYLKDVLKLSPQEMSRYGALLSIPSYVGFLLGYLRDQWKPLGKHWGDRGYFAVAPPVTAACYLFLASGELSYNRLVTTLLICGVSNGLTGVALGGFMAATARQHAMTGRLTSAFMFINMVPGIIASLAGGWLTTHVRPQHVFFCSAFFSLVLVGLAFWKPVFVAPLEELEPAAEYEAALETLPGLKDQFKSVAFWCAFILVILWNFCPGWGTPVFFQLTNKVKLTQQEFGNYSAIVPGFIMLGTILYSALCRWMSLSRLLWIGTILGIATNGLFLLIHSPLQAYLVAALLGFLLGMANSAFMDLAMRTYLKGREGIAGALVGTGGSIAGVTSDLFGAWLYEKGGFGLALGISTVFTALILVVLPFIPHHIRQPKEGEQGTLSLPATAVAPAT; via the coding sequence ATGAAAAACACTCCCGTCTGGCGCATTGTGAGCTACTTCGCGACCATTGCACTCTGCTTTGGGCTCGCGACAGGAATCGCAGGAATCCCTGTCGCGTTCTACCTCAAGGATGTCTTAAAGCTCTCTCCTCAGGAGATGTCACGCTACGGGGCACTGCTCTCGATCCCGAGCTATGTCGGGTTTCTCCTGGGGTACCTCCGGGACCAGTGGAAGCCGCTGGGAAAGCACTGGGGAGACCGGGGCTACTTTGCGGTCGCTCCGCCCGTCACAGCGGCATGCTATCTGTTTCTCGCCTCGGGTGAGCTGAGCTACAACCGCCTGGTGACCACCCTCCTGATCTGCGGCGTCTCCAACGGGCTGACCGGAGTGGCCTTGGGCGGGTTTATGGCGGCCACCGCGCGCCAGCACGCCATGACCGGGCGGCTGACCTCCGCCTTTATGTTTATCAACATGGTCCCCGGGATTATCGCATCCCTGGCAGGTGGCTGGCTGACAACCCACGTGCGCCCTCAGCATGTTTTTTTCTGTAGCGCCTTCTTTTCCCTGGTCTTAGTGGGGCTCGCCTTCTGGAAGCCGGTTTTTGTGGCCCCGCTGGAGGAGCTTGAGCCTGCCGCAGAGTACGAGGCCGCGCTGGAGACACTCCCGGGCTTGAAGGATCAGTTTAAGTCGGTTGCCTTCTGGTGTGCCTTTATCCTGGTGATCTTGTGGAACTTCTGCCCGGGCTGGGGGACACCGGTGTTCTTTCAGCTCACGAACAAGGTGAAGCTCACGCAGCAGGAGTTTGGGAACTACAGTGCGATCGTGCCGGGCTTTATCATGCTGGGGACAATCCTCTACAGCGCTCTGTGCCGCTGGATGTCGCTCTCGCGGCTCCTCTGGATAGGGACAATTCTGGGGATCGCGACCAATGGGCTGTTTCTGCTGATCCATAGCCCCCTACAGGCCTACTTAGTGGCGGCTCTGCTGGGGTTCTTACTGGGGATGGCCAACTCCGCCTTCATGGACCTGGCGATGCGGACCTACCTCAAGGGGCGTGAGGGGATCGCCGGGGCGCTGGTGGGAACCGGGGGGAGCATTGCGGGGGTGACCAGCGATCTGTTTGGAGCCTGGCTCTACGAAAAGGGTGGCTTTGGGCTAGCACTGGGGATCTCGACCGTCTTTACCGCGCTGATCCTGGTGGTGCTCCCGTTCATCCCGCACCACATTCGCCAGCCGAAAGA